Part of the Salmo salar unplaced genomic scaffold, Ssal_v3.1, whole genome shotgun sequence genome is shown below.
TCCCCACACAGACTACCAGCTGAAGGCCACCGTCCAGATGGTCTCCCTACAGCAGGCCATCAGTGCTGTGAGCAGCCTGCACCGCTACAAGTTAGGAAGCAAACGCATCCACGTCTCCCTCATCACCGGGGCCGGCAACAAGTCTCTAGCCATGCTCCGGTATGTACAGTACAGCTAACATTGAGGTAGTACTCTCTCCCATACGTGTCACATCATTTGGCAGTTTTATGTCTTCGATCGGGGAACTCGTCACCATCCTTTTTTAAATGTTGCCAAAACATGATTTGTTCCTGGTTTGAGATGGATTCGGATGGTATGAAACGGTTTCCTCTTTCTACAGCTCTGAAATCTTCCAGATTCTCCAGGACGCGCCAGCCAGCTGTCTTCCCCTTTTCAAGTTCACTGAAATCTATGAGAAAAAGTGAGTCATGTTGCTTCTCTCCTCCTCAACCTCCCTCCACCTCTGTAGGAGTTAGTCCTATGCAATGTTAAGTACTGTGGCTGTGTTTACACTCCACTTTTTACCAAAAGCATCTTAATGCTAAGTTCAACTTAGAACTATGGGATCCTATggttctaatgaacttatccttaagatgcttttgggaaaacgGGCCCTGAtcttttttttcactaattggtcttttgactaaTAAGATCTGATGTGAGAAGATCTGATTTGATTGGTTAAAAGACCAATCAGTGGGAAAAGAAGatgagaattgggctgcctgtgtaaacggaGGCTAAGTAAAGACTATGTCAATGTACTTTATTAATTCCTTTCCACCTCTCCCCAGATTTGGTCGTAAGCTGGTGGTGAGCGACCTTTACAGACTACAAGAGGTGGTGGCGGTGAGGGAGCAGGGTGGAGGCAGGCTGGTGTGTCTCCTCCCCAGTAGCCAGGCCAGGCAGAGCCCTCTGGGGTCGTCTCAGTCCCAGGAGGGGTCCTCGGCTAATGGTAGTCCTGTGGTGTTTGAACAGTTGGagtaccacgagcctgtctgcagTTACCACTACACACAGCAGAACTTCAGGTAGGGATAGACTGAAAAacccatatgcacacacacatttatgtCATCTTACAGGACTCTTTttgaaaaagtatttcataaaagctcgatctctctctgtccctccctgtaGTGAGGCAGACTTTGACCCAGACTCGTATAAGATTCCatttgtggtggtgtctctgaaGACCCTGGCCTCCCAGGTCCACTGTCTGCTACAGTCCCATGAGGGAACCCTGCCCCTGCTCAGGTAACCAACGCTGTCTCTGCCTGGGTAGATTAACGGACAGTAGATGCTTAATAACGTTGAATTCAATAAATGGAGTCAGAGATCTGCCTTGAAATCAAAGTGAACTTTTATGGGAAAACCTTTTTTTAATTAATCAAATCAATATTTCTAGAACCCATTTCATACAAATGGAGTACAATGGCCATTTGGAATTTTGTATAACACTGTAAATGTTACTAGATTTTGTGTTTCATGAATATTCATTTTGCTTTCCTGTGACTCAGTTTCTCTGAGTGCTATGCATCAGAGTTGGGCCCCCTGGCGGTgtctgaggagggggaggaggaggggagtgtgCCCTTGGAGCACCTCATCACCTGTATACCAGGCATTAACATCGTCACTGCTCAGAACGGCTTCAAGGTCATCAAGTGGATCCACAACAAGCCGCCCGCATCCAACACAGGTATTGACCTGACTCTCAGGCCTAACCCTCGGGGAGAATTACATTGAAAACCTTTATTTAGACTCGCAGAGGAATCCCTTGGGGTTCATAAAAGCAATACAAACCTACAGAATTTAAACCCTATATTCATTAAAAATGGAAACCCCTATCGCGTAAGAACTTTCTCAAAGACACTTGAAGATACTCGGGAGGCAATAAGAATTGTGTCAGGGTTATGTTGAGCTAAAAACTGTTTTCCTGACATTTTTAGTAGGTGGATACTGTGCTGCTGACGCAGATACCAGCACTCCAAGACAGAGCTGCACCCGCACTACTATTATAATAGAAGTCATTAAAAcctcttgctgtgtgtgtgtgtcatagacCAGTGGACGCAGCGGTGTAAGTCCCCGGTGGGGAACCCCCAGTTGATCCAGTTCAGTAGAGAGCTCATTGACCTGATGAAGGGTCAGCCCTGCAACCTGATGCCCATCAGCAAGTTCATACCggcctaccaccaccactatgcCAAGCAGTGTAGGGTCTCTGACTACGGATACTCTAAGCTGCTGGAGCTACTGGAGGCTGTGCCTCACGTACTGCAGGTATGATATACACACACGCGCAGTTTAATAAATCGCTCCATTACACAGATAATCAAAGATGGCAGTTACTCAAGCTCAATTTAATTGACACATGATGGATCACTTTTAATCTTGCTAGTTTAGTGACTTCCTAGCTCAAACACACAATGAAAAGACTGGGAGACCATCTGCTATCCCTTCTGACAAAGCCTTGCCCACTTTGTTTCTCATTACACACTTCAACAGCCTTGAGGTTAGATCCCTGACAGAAACAATTAGTACAACGTCTAATAGATTATTGCAGCAGGAAGTGCTAGCATACACTCTGTGGTGGCAACCCTGATGTAAACAAAGCATGAATGAATCTGTTTTTCCTCTCTCAACTCCAGATCCTTGGCATGGGGACCAAGCGTCTGCTGACCCTGACCCACCGTGCCCAGGTGAAGAGATTCACCCAGGACCTCCTCAAACTGCTCAAGTTCCAGGCCAGCAAACAGGTGGCCATCACGGACTTCATGCAGGCCTACCATTGGTCAGTACTACCACAGGAACTGCCCACTCCGCCACTCTCTCAGCAAATCATACTGTCTAGCCAAAGAGTCTAAAATTCATGCAGCCCAACCACTGGTCAATTCTATAGGGGGACCGCCCATTCCCacgctctcagccaatcatgttgTCTATCCGAAGAGCTAAGCACATTCCTGTCAGCTATTGTTAATTAACAGTAAAGTATTTGTTTTAAGACTTCGTTTGGGATTCTGTTTCTATTGGCTTATTTGGAGGTGTATTTACTTGTGATGGTGTTTTATATGAATTCATTTGGAAGTGTATTTTCtatgtcaaatggcaccctgtgtatgttcatacaatgtgtttctattgctACAGGTGCTTCTCCAGAGACTGGCGGGTGCTGGACTATGGGATGTGTGATCTGATGGACCTGCTAGCTGAGATCCctgacaccaccatcaccatcacacaCCAGGACTTGGACACTGTCATCTCTGTACCCAAGAGAGGTGAGATGAGGTCCCACTGTATGGGTCTTAGGGTTGCAACATTCCGGTAACTTCCCCAATATTCTCGGGTTGAAGGATTCTGTATTTTTCATGGTTATTGTTCCGGTGTACTTCCACCTGGGATTTCTGGGAATTTAGGGCAAGTAacaagaattttgcaaccctaatggGTCTGATATCAGGGTAATGGATAAACTACCAGAGGGTTGTTCTGTCTTTCTAGTACATTTTATCCCTTGGGGGGAACATACCCAGCTTTTGGAAGGAACAATATTGGCAACGTTTGTTTAGAAAATATGTTGAACTTGGGACCAGACGGTtgggttgttgttttgtttgtgtctgtAGTTGTACATTTGATCCCTGGGGGAAAATTGTGAAATATTAgtcacttttttatttattttttattttttaaagttttttttttcacTCTTATTCAACCCAGAAATTCCCTTGGAGATGGATAACAATATCCTTGCCATGGGAGGGCATGGAATAAAGTAatgcatttcacacacacacacacatgcctgacTATCTCCTGACTGTGACCTGGCTGGTGTAGCAGTAATGCCGCAGCCTTCGGTACACGTCTACGGTGTCGGCATACAGTAGGTTTAAACCCAGCCTACTGCCTTTTGACACAACCTCCTATCTTTCCACACTGTCATCCTCTGTCTGTTCAATAAAGTCAGAAAATACCTGTTATACTTGTTTTTTTGTTGGGTTTTCCCCCCCATTTTttaaattcacctttatttaatggGTATGGGGTTGATGTGGTTGGGGATCAGGTTGTTTTTCtgtattatctttaaaatggcaaTTTAAAAAAACGGCCAAAAAATTAAATGACCTGTAATAGGAATTACCAGGTGAGCAAAAACGAGAGAAGGTGAAGTACATTTATAAATACGTGGTTTATTACAACAGGGAGATGCCATCCAGCAGAGAAAATGTCTAACTGgcttctctctatatatatatatatatatatatatataaaactgaGTTTTTAACTCTTGCCCTCCTTTGTCTCGTCCCCCTCAGATCGTACATCAGATGAGATGGAGCGGACCAAGCAGTTTGGTAAGGAGGTAGTGGACCTACTGCGTCACCAGCCCCACTGTCGCATGGCCTTCTCCAAGTTCATCCCTACCTACCACCACCACTTCGGACGCCAGTGCAAACTCGCCTACTACGGCTTCACCAAGCTCATGGAGCTCTTCGAGGCCATCCCCGACGTACTCGTGGTGGGTGGAGGCCAGAGTCATTCTCTGTCCCAGGAggaatgtgtgttttttatttgttgACTTCAGAGTGCTGCAGGAGAAGCCATTGATCATATCAGATTATCCTCAATTTATCCACAGCACTACCTTCGTTTAGAATGACTTGGAAATTAATTGCAACGTCTGACAGTAATAACAGTCATACCCAGCAGCAATTTTTTTCCACCTGCcataaatattgtaataaatattGGTGTGCATCTCATTTCTGTCCTAATGGGTAATTTCTTATCAGTACAAATAACATTATTCCTAGAGTAGAGTGGACATTTTGTTatggaacctctctctctctccccaggtgtTGGAGTGTGGAGAGGAGAAGGTGCTGACCCTAACAGAGGTGGAGCGTGTGAAGGCCCTGGCTGCCCAGCTGGTCAAGATGCTCCGTTCCCAGAGAGACTCCAGCCTGCCTGCTGCCCAGCTACTGTCTGAGTACAGCAAGACCTTCGGCTACGGCCTGAGGCTCCAGGACTACGACGTCTCCTCCCTGCCCGCCCTGCTCGTCAACCTCTGCCACGTCGTCAAGGTATCAGTTCAGTCAAATACATCTGTAGTAGGCTGTTGTACTTAATAGATTTAGACTGATTTAAATGGTTGTGATACGGCATGTTTTGATGGTTGTCGACTCCAACACTGAACAAGAGCATCCTGAGCTATACAAGACCTCGTGTAAACAAGATAACATTATTTTGGTCCCTAAGGATGAGTCACAAGTATTTCTTGATATGAATTGATGTCACTGAAGTGGCTTTGATGAGGTTTGAGCATGCAGGCCCCTTATTGGTGCGTTGAAATGTCATCTTTATATTGGAAATGAGCTATCAATTCCAGATTCAGCCATGTTTTCTGAATACCAAGGTTCATCTCTCACCTCCAACTGTGAAGGCATTTTGATACCTGCTGCAGTATAAAGGGAGTTTTATAAATGCATCTGATTTTGATCTTCTCCTCAGGTGGTGGACGGCGCTAACGGCCGTGAGGTCCAGCTGATCAACAGGAAGTCTCTGCGCTCGTTAACGTGCCAGCTGCTGTCCCTGCTGATGGGCCTGGGGCAGCACGAGGGAGACGGCTCCGTCAGCGTGGAGGGCTTGAGTCTGCTGTATCATTCTGTACATGGGGTACAGCTCAACCCCTGTGAATATGGCTTCCTCTCACTCAGCGAGCTGCTGAAGAGCCTGCCTTACCTGGTGGAGGTCGGTGGACTGGACCATAGAGATATCATACTATActaatgtttagttctagttctaTAGACAGGAACCTTTTTGCTCTGCCTATTTGTCTGATTTGAAGAATGAAGGATCATGGATTCCTGTGGAAAGCATTTTTTTAGGGCTTTTTCACAGGGTCTTAAAGTTGGGTAGCATTGTGTTAGTCGGGTTTTGTAATTGTCTGAGACGTATTGCACAATCCTTTTGAATGAAATACTGTGGTTATATGTTAGAATATTTGGAATGATGACCACTAGGTCTTTGTGTGTAGGTCTAGTCTAGACCAGGGGTAAGCAAACTATGACCCGCGGGTAAAAAAAAACTTTCTTAAACCTCAAACTAGACAAAATATGTTGAAAAGACAATGGACCTATACATTTTCAAAGAACTGCCCGTTCTggcccacccccccaaaaaatgtgtggCCCTCTGTTTCATTTCAAAATCCCAATGTGGCCCTCGAGCCACAAAGTTTGCCCTCCCCTGGTGTTTCTCATAACTTCACTTCTCTCCCCACCCCCAGCTGTTCTACGGTGAGGGTGAGGAGGAAGGCGAGCGTGGCGAGGAGAGAGTTAGACTAACCCGCCTGTACCAGTTTGCCCGTAGGGTGCGTGCCCTGCTCCAcacctaccactaccaccagATCTTCCTAACGGAGTTCCCCCGGGGCCTACGCCAAGTTCACCGGACGCGGCCTCCAACCTCGCTCCTACGGCTACGGCAGCCTAGACGACCTGCTCAACGCCATACCACAGGTACAGAATTAGGccaaactttttttttaagtGCTTTTCTCAAATTCAAAGCTGATAGACAAGAAACGTCTAGTTAAACAACATGTTGGAAATACACAGATGTGTTATGATAAGATGGGAATTGATAACGCTTGTATCTAAAGAGTTCAGCATATGGACCTGCACTGGGATATCACTGTCGAAGCAGCAGATGTAGTCAATGTGGTTAGTTGCCTTCTCTGTCCCAGCACTGTGTACGGCTTTAGCCCCACAGCAGACTCTGTGGTGACGGATGGATGGGGTTTGTGGTAATTAAATGGGATGTTGCTTCTGCCTGTGTGCAGGTAGTGTGGATCAAAGGACATGGCCACAAGAGGATTATCGTTTTGAAGAACGATATGAAAGGTAAAGACAAATCAGCCTGACCGTCTGGCAGCAGGAACTGTGGAAACAAATGGCTTTAGCCTTACCTGCATTCAGTATTAACATACAGGAAGGGATTGTTATCAGTTCATCTCATGGGCATCATGTTGTATGATCCTTCAATATGAGACAAGTTGAACATTACATGTGATGGGAACAGAATTTGTGGTGTTTTACTTGTATGATGTGAACAGAAATGGTGTTTTGAAGGTCCAGTGTTTACTCTGTAATGGAAAGAGTGTAATAATTGTCTGTGGGTTGGCTGGTTCTCTTCAGCAGCACGAGCCACTGGAGCCAGCCCTGCAGCCTCAGAGGAGCCTGAGGACGGggccagccagagagacagccCCTGTAGCAACACAGAGTCTGGAACTCACAGCCCAGGTAACTAGCCACACCACTGGAGTCATAGGCAGTATTACCAATGTTTTGATGTTCTTCTTTTTGCCTTGTAGGTGGTTTTAGGCTTTTTAATAGTTGTTTATACATTGAAGCAGAAATTAAGTCTATTTTTCTCCCTCAGGTGTTGGTGGGGTGGAGACAGAGCTGCTGTGTCTGACTTCTCCAATAGACCTGCTGTGTGGCCCAGTACCCTCCTGCCTGCCCTCTCCCCAGCTGCACCCTGACCCCGTTCTCCAACAGGCTGACCTCATCTACTTCGGGCAGACGCCATCACCAGCAGGTGAGCTGATCACGTGATCAACTGCGGTTCAAACCCAGGTCTTCTGTGTGCCATGAGACTGTTAGCCCTCCTAGGCATTAGCTTCAAGCTTACTCATGCTCCGCTATACACACAGCCGACATCTTCCCTTGGACTGACCTGGATATGTGTTGCCATTGTGTGTTTTTCAGAGCGTGATAAACCTGAGGAAGCTGTAGCAGAAGAAGTAGCAGCTCCTACTGTCTGTGACACATCTGAGCCTATAGAACCACTAACTGACAACAACCAgaatgttgttgttttggtttcTACAACAACCAAGCCTCCACAGAATGTGACCCGCAAAATGGCGTCCGTTGAAAACAGCCCCAGCAAGAGGGCTCCTCGCAATAAAGTGAAGCTGGCAGCTAACTTCTCTTTTACAGACACGCACACGCACTGACAATCACATGCTGgaacaagcgcacacacacacacacacacacattcatcacACACAACTCAAAAATGAAGAGTTGATCGGCTAAATTGTAAAAAGCCCCAAAAATAATGATTTGTTTTTAGTCATGCCCCCCGCAACAAACTGTGACATTATTTCCTTTCATTGCCTTTTCCCCTAATCTTTTcaaactcaatcatcatgttgaTGTAGGTGTTTCTTCACAAAGCCATGCGTTTTCTTGTTGCAGTTATTTCTGCCACAGCCATTCATTTTTCAAAGTCGTGTAATTTTAGTCAGATTAATGCATGTCCAGAAAGGTTTTGTGGTAGATATTAATTATATACTATGGATAAACTGTTTGGAAACATGATTCTCTGAAAGGGGAAAGAGAACTTTCCCACATTGGACAATACAGCAACAACAAATACTGAGGTAGTTGGCACTGTAGCCACGAGTTTACACTGCAAATCGCAAAAGATGCCTATTTTACCACTGAATACCCTTACCTGAACTCAAAACCCCTCAGAGATTTAATACAGTAACTTGTTTAAAAATGGGAACTTATACAGGGATTTTATATCATGTGTCAAGGAAGCTCTGAGGGAAAGCTATATAAATATGTAGAGAAACGTCATTATTTTGATACCGCCTTGCTATGTTTCAAGAAAGGAACCGTAAAGTGTCTACTGCCCTCTCCGCTGTGTTGTCCCCTTTGCATTTTGTCATCGGACAAATGCACTTCTTCATACAGCtagaagtaaaaaaaataataattagagCTTTGCCATTGAGGCAGCTTTGGAGGTAGTATTGACAATTATCGTTATTGAGTACCCATGCCCATCTCATTCTTTTAACTCTTTCTCTTGGGCAATGTTTACCATTGTGTTTAGTTCACACTCCAGTGTTAGAGTCCTCAGACATAAGTTCCACCTTGACTATGTTGTTTCATAAAGTAGTAGCCTATATGACTGGTGTTTTCAGTTTCTCAGTTAAGTATCGAGTCAATGGCAGGAGTGATCAAAATGGCTTCGAAGTAACTTTGATGGCAGTCTGGTCTCAGTCAAATCGATCTAAGCTTGTATCTGTGTGTTCTCAATGGGGTGTCGCAATCAGCGCTGTCTCCAATGTGTACGACAGTGTGAAAGAGAAGGAATTCTGATTCCTCGGTGATGAGTTTTGAACGAGCTCTTGACGAGGTTGAGGGCCAGTCTGCCTTGGGCCGTTATTTAGGCAAGGCAGAAGCCGAGACCCTGAATACTTGGACCAAGTGTTAAAAAGCTTAGAGGCAGCGTGAACAAAGATATGGTGACACTGTTTGCTGCCGGAAGCTAAGTCGAAATaatttctgtttttgtatttttagaGATTGAGTGCGGTTTACACTTGAATAACTTATAGGTGGTGTGTAATATGCAGGTTGtgcataaaaaaataaacattttatgcATGGTGTAAACCTATTAGGTCAGAAATCAGACTGTTAGTGAACTGCATTTTTTAAAGAAATTAGTTGAAGTTGTCTTGTTTCCGCAGAAACCATATATTAGAGGTATTGTTTACATCACCCCCCCCCACTCCTGGTTACCgtttacatcacacacacacacccctcccccactCCTGGTTACTGTGGAAACGCCCAAGGTTGTTTTTGTTCAACCTTGTTGCTTTTTGTCTACATTTTCAGTGTTGTCTCTACTGGTTGAGTAGAGGAGCTGGGATTTTTGATTTTTAAAACATTGAGATAGACTTGGTGTTTTTAGTAAAagtggagagaagagatgggCACTTGTGTGCTCCAGCTGCACATGAAACAGCAAGAGGGGCCCCTGGAGGCCCCCGAAAGGGACAAAGGCCCTCGTGCGGCTCTGGACAACGCCTGGCTCTTACAATGGCTTGTATCTGCCATGGCGCTTAGTAAGGGATGGCGTCTGAATGGACTGGAGACATACCAAACCTCATTCGTCTTTACATAACATTTTTACTTGTGATTGTCTATagatttattttttgttgttgcctatcCTACGTGTTGATGAGAGTGCTGATTGTACCAACCAACCCCAAGTTATGACATTGAGTTCCTACCGACAAGCATGGTTTGGAAAGTAGAAGGCATGACATGATGTAAGGGAAAAACAGCATCCCTATGAACGGATGTTGAAAGATGCCGTTTTCTCTCTTGTGCTACTGTTGAAGATGCAGAAAAGACCAGAGAATTGGGCCAGGGCCCCTGATGTCCATCTCCTTTGATCCAAAATGTCTTCCTTCtgtcagtgttactgtatgtgttgGAGATTCAGTTGAAGACCAGAGAAATTGGGCCAGAGCCCATGATAGTGATCTTCTTGCCAAGAGCCAATATGGCTGCTCAGATTCCTGTCCTGTTAGTGTTTTTCCTGTTGACTGTGTTTCAAATTAGCATCTAATTTGATTCTCCTCGTTAGTTACTAGACTTTTGTGTTTTGAAGCCCCTTCCTGTTTCTAATTACATTACTCACTCAGTAAAGGAGGTGGATTTCCCAGAATCTTGAGCGATTTCCGATACGGTATATTGAGGGATAACGGCTTAAAGGCTCAGAATCTTCCAAAAGTGTTAGACCCAGTTTTAACAATGGGCAGAATCTTATTTCTCTCTTTAACAAAGGGACAATCGGCACAAAAGTTGCCTTAAAATTGTGCTCTAAAACTTAAATTATACTTTAGTTTGGCCTCGAAAGATACAACTGCGTTTTACGTTAGAACTAACTCCCAGGTGCTACAGTGTCCACTATCTCAGAAGGCAGAGTTAAAAATAAGAGGTACAATTGTCATAAGTTTGCTTACATCAATAAAAAGCAGCATGTACTGGTAAAGTACTCCGTATGCACCTTTGCATAGCTTTGGTTCTTGTAAAAGGAGGTTTATTGTGGGTTTGTTCATTTctgaggtgaaaaaaaaaaatgttttgcaaggTTTTGTCGTTGGATAATTTGTATCGGACTCCACTATAGTGCGAATTAATTGTATCTCGAAGTGAGTAGATCATGGTCTGCATCTGAAACGGcagcatattccctatatagtgcactactgtatatgaactctggtcaaaagtagtgcactatatagggaatagggtgatattTTGGATAATACCATGTCTGTCAATGTTTGTTTGCACTTCTCTTACAGTCTCTCTGTTGTACTCCCATGGAACTCACCCCCTGCAGTTTTTGTCATCAAGGTTATCCTTTGTGATAATTTTTCTGTTCTGTATTTGTTTCACTGAAGTGTTCTATCGTTCCTTCTCCCTGTTCCCccttcacctcacctcaccatacACATACAAGACGTTGTTGTAACCGTTTCATTGATGTTGAGGGGACCAAATGATTTCTGTTGAATAAATCACTCAAGCATTACTCCTTCCTCTTTATTTTTGACTTGAGTTTCTCTTAAAGGGCTAGATAAAGGTGTTATATTTTTTACTTGCTGAAAGTGACAGTAAGTGCAAAGGGTTTTATGGTTTGCTAGCTGGTAATTTAGCAATGTTACTAAAACTTCAAACTGAACGATCCCTTTAAATGACTTAGAAAAACAGTGAATTCCTGAAAGATGCCTTTTTATTGaaatacagtaccattcaaaagtttgaacacacctacacattcaagggtttttctttatttttactattttctacattgttagaataacagtgaatacatcaactatgaaataacacacatggaatcatgtagtaaccaaaaaagttttaaacaaatcaaaatatattttagattcttcaaagtagccaccctttgccttgatgacagctttgcacactcttggcattctctcaaccagcttcattaggaatgcttttccaacagtcttgaaagagttcctacatatgctgagcacttgttggctgcttttcctttatggtcaaactcaattgggttgaggtcaggtgattgtggaggccaggtcatctgatgcagcactcaactctccttggtcaaaaagcccttacacagcctggaggtgttatTTTtggttgttgaaaaacaaatgatagtcccgctaagtgcaaaccagatgggatggtgtagcgctgcagaatgctctggtagccatgctggttgtgtgccttgaattctaaataaatcactgccagtgtcaccagcaaaacaccatcacaccaactcctccatgcttcatggtgggaaccacacatgcagagatcatccgttcacctactctgcgtcacacaaagacatggcgggtTGGAATCAAATATCTTAAATTTGGACTCAacggaccaaaggacagatttcctttACTgcatgctcgtgtttcttggcccaagcaagtctcttcttattattggtgtccttttagtagtgatttctttgcagcaattcgaccatgaaggcctgatttacgcagtctcttctgaacagttgatgttgagatgtgtctgttactttaactctgtgaaacatttatttgggctgcaatttctgaggctggtaactcgaatgaactctggttcttcctttcccgtggcggtcctcatgagagccagtttcatcatagcgcttgatggtttttgcgacagcacttaaactttcaaagttcttaattttccgcattgactgagcTTAAtctcttatagtaatgatggactgtcgtttctcttttatttgagctgttcttgccataatatggacttggtattttaccaaatagggctatcttctgtataccgcccctaccttgtcacaacacaactgattggctcaaacgcattaagaaggaaataggtttccacaaattcacttttaacaaggcacacctgttaattgaaatacattccaggtgactacctcatgaagctggttgagagaatgcctagagtgtgcaaagctgtcatcaagacaaagagtggctactttgaagaatctcaaatataaaatatattttgatttaacacttgttttggttactacatgattccatatgtgttatttcataggtttgatgtcttcactattattctacaatgtagaaaatagaaaaaataaagaaccctgtaatgagtaagtgtgtccaaacttttgactggtactgtatatgtacaggTAATTTCGGCTCATTTATGCATATTGTTCAATTCGGACATTAAAGCATCACTAATATACTACAGAACAAAGTCCAGGGATGGGTCTCAGTGTTTTCCTCAATTCTTTGCTTCTCAAAACCTCCGATGGAAGCAAGGAGAAGGACTTGATGAGTCAAGGAAAATACTTCTGAGATCTACCCAAAGGGAGGCGTGGGGTTAGAGGAAAATAATCTGAAGTAGAGGGTCACTTTGTTGAACAGgactccctaatcttctacaaaCATTAGATTCCAACAAACTCTTTTCCAGAATCTTAAAGGCATGTACAATAAATTGCAAGACTTGTAGTATGACGCTAATTGTTTTCCTTCCGATACTTATTCATTGTAGGGTAATCATGAATAATATTGTAGTGATACCATGGTAATAACTACCACTATGTTTTGGTGAAGATAAGAATGACCAGTTGTAAGGCTGACTTTGTCTTAGCAACATAAATGCATGTATACTGGTTATTGACACGTTAATATACATCATAGAATAACAAAAT
Proteins encoded:
- the LOC106564611 gene encoding LOW QUALITY PROTEIN: meiosis regulator and mRNA stability factor 1 (The sequence of the model RefSeq protein was modified relative to this genomic sequence to represent the inferred CDS: deleted 2 bases in 2 codons), whose product is MEGLGKERSICSSRPFPWLSHPEKEASSRLWKLTDCFSTSEQQNTPSYNTDKQNDYMDNRKPVLELKDLPPPPHHTAASQPFPLAPLPLPPPCQPPLPQDSLQQLPEQGGSPKVSVCTHCEHCSTDPLGRGGYGVVSGGGSASISSGVEVSSGVPLYLPPSSQEASFSRLGANQITPTALNSHPHFPSLGGSGGDARATLLPSGSYKLHIPSVDTTSQPLPFQSHSHLPCSCCTGGLLRPLHSYPSIPLPCNESKFITTSAPYSTPHHRTCNLGTPAGYYPCGGDYNPATLGVQRSLAAHSDPHIPTSGHICSSNAMHFNLERTVCRTGSHYCRDCLTKPADKLWPNIPLPSAQSASVPIPVCNGCGTSSDGLLLLGSSLGKSATKYGSPEGPENIPPVGVFWDIENCCVPSGRSAAAVVQRLRSHFFQGHREAEFICVCDISKENKAVIQELNNCQVTVAHINATAKNAADDKLRQSLRRFAETHTAPATVVLVSSDVNFASELSDLRHRHGFQVILVHKSGQTSDALLQHAHRHVAFEEMVADLPPRQAVKSQELGGLETKPKIGGFPKEKGQRNSSPHSNGEGPSQQHPIKAGLVGESMFSCRRRDLSSPRSASDSERHVDRSSGEFQVSTPSAFSKLTLHKTFSASVLPQPQGLSQGSWSSRSGSPCMSSRSSPPNGPSSPGHQQPLSACGPPGPEPFLDGADLQVANLDYRMSRKELQQSLHDAFSRHGRVKGVELSPHTDYQLKATVQMVSLQQAISAVSSLHRYKLGSKRIHVSLITGAGNKSLAMLRSEIFQILQDAPASCLPLFKFTEIYEKKFGRKLVVSDLYRLQEVVAVREQGGGRLVCLLPSSQARQSPLGSSQSQEGSSANGSPVVFEQLEYHEPVCSYHYTQQNFSEADFDPDSYKIPFVVVSLKTLASQVHCLLQSHEGTLPLLSFSECYASELGPLAVSEEGEEEGSVPLEHLITCIPGINIVTAQNGFKVIKWIHNKPPASNTDQWTQRCKSPVGNPQLIQFSRELIDLMKGQPCNLMPISKFIPAYHHHYAKQCRVSDYGYSKLLELLEAVPHVLQILGMGTKRLLTLTHRAQVKRFTQDLLKLLKFQASKQVAITDFMQAYHWCFSRDWRVLDYGMCDLMDLLAEIPDTTITITHQDLDTVISVPKRDRTSDEMERTKQFGKEVVDLLRHQPHCRMAFSKFIPTYHHHFGRQCKLAYYGFTKLMELFEAIPDVLVVLECGEEKVLTLTEVERVKALAAQLVKMLRSQRDSSLPAAQLLSEYSKTFGYGLRLQDYDVSSLPALLVNLCHVVKVVDGANGREVQLINRKSLRSLTCQLLSLLMGLGQHEGDGSVSVEGLSLLYHSVHGVQLNPCEYGFLSLSELLKSLPYLVELFYGEGEEEGERGEERVRLTRLYQFARRVRALLHTYHYHQIFLTEFPRAYAKFTGRGLQPRSYGYGSLDDLLNAIPQVVWIKGHGHKRIIVLKNDMKAARATGASPAASEEPEDGASQRDSPCSNTESGTHSPGVGGVETELLCLTSPIDLLCGPVPSCLPSPQLHPDPVLQQADLIYFGQTPSPAERDKPEEAVAEEVAAPTVCDTSEPIEPLTDNNQNVVVLVSTTTKPPQNVTRKMASVENSPSKRAPRNKVKLAANFSFTDTHTH